Part of the Natronogracilivirga saccharolytica genome is shown below.
TCCCTGGGCCATTTTCTCAGAAAATATTCTCGGGGCTTTCCTGCTCGGATGGTTCCTCGCCATTTTTACCGGTAAAACAGGCAATCAGAGGTATATCCGCGCTTTTTTCGGCACCGGACTCATCGGTTCATTCACCACATTTTCCGGCATTACCATTGATCTGGCCGCATTTGTGCAGCAAGGCATACTATTGATGCCGGTGGTCTACATCACCCTGAGTGTCCTGGCCGGATTGCTTGCTGCATTTGCCGGAATATTTGCCGGCAAACGGACAAAAACAATATTGAAAGTAAAATGACATACGATATCACCGGAGAATTGCTGATCAGTCTTGCTGCTGCCGGTGCGCTTGGCGCACTTCTGCGGTATGCATTCGACAACCTGGTTCACCGGCTTTATACAACCAGGTATCCTTCCGGTATTCTGCTGGTCAACCTGAGCGGAGCATTTTTTGCCGGATGGCTTGCCGCTTCAGCTGCCACCGGGCTGGTCACCGAACAGCAGCACATTATCCTGGCTGTCGGATTTGCAGGATCATACACTACCTTCTCCGGGTGGATGGTGCAGACAGTGGAGCTGGCGCTTGCCGGTGTGTGGGGCCAGGCGTTTTCCAATATCATGCTGCATGTTGTTTTCGGCTGGTTACTGACAATGGCCGGATTGTGGCTTGGAGCAGGATGAAACGGCTTCACCTGCGGATTGAAAAGCCATTTGACCGGCGTGCAATATGAAGAAGTCGTCTTGTTCGTTGTAGAAAAAACGATAGCGGGGTTTTTGCGGTTTTTAACCCGGGCATGGCGGCGTGCAATCATGCCGCTTGCACCATACGGCCGTATTTCCGGCTGAAAATGAATATGACTGGCAAAATACAGACTTCAGGCAGCTTCCTGGCGGGCATGGCTTTTGCTGTGATACTGGCGATTGCTCCTTTTCAGGCCCTTCCGGCGCTCAACCCGGCGGATACCGTATCATCCGGACTGCATAACCCGGACAGGTCGATGGCCTATGACGCCGATGCCTTCACACTTGGTATGAACCTGCAGAAGGCCGTCAGCAAGTCAGCTGCCTTGCAGTACTGGGAATCGAACTACAGGCTTGTCGGGAAATCCGGAGAGGCTGACCCGAGAATAGGATTCCGTTTTGTTGAATGGGCGGCCGGGCTGCCCGAACCCGAACGTTTCGAAATTGCTTCTGAAATTTTTCACAATTCCCTGCAGTCATCCTTCCCAGAAGAGTATTTCGAAGAAACCAGACGTCAGGTACGTTTTACGGAACCCTTGCTGGAACGGAACACCCGAAGAAAATGGCATAAGCTCCTTGACGACAGAGACGAGCAGCTCTTCACGGAAATCCGCACTTTCTGGAGCCGCAAGAACGCAATTCCATCCACAGATGTCAATGAACGGCTTATCGAGCACTGGCAGCGTATACACTTTGCCCGGGAAAACTTTACGGAAAATGATGAAACAGTTTACGGAACAGATGAAAGGGCGCTGATCTATGTACGATTCGGCCCGCCTGACCGCCACCGCAGAGGAACATTGTCATACAATCTGTCGGAAATCCGCAACAGACTATATGACCTGGTTGAGGTTGACCGGATCCACATCAATCAGATATACACCCTGCAGATGAATATCATCCAGAACTTTTCGCCGGGCTGGTATGAGTACTGGCGATATAACCGGATCGATGAGGAGGGGCCGATAATCTATATTTTCGGGCGCCCTGGTGGTGGTGGCAAATTCCAGCTACTGGACAGTCTGGAAGAATTTATACCTCCGAGCGGATATCGCAGCGTCGTTATCGGTGACCGGGGAACGCGGTCGGCACTTCGGGCCGGCTATTTCCTGCAAATGATGATTTACAACGAAGTCTCCACCCTGGACGAGTATTTCGGTCAGCGGCTCATGGAGTATGAACGCCGCTGGAACCAGGTCATATTTCAGTCAAATCAGGACGGACAGTGGCTTGGGGACTTGCTTTCTCCGAACCGCGCTGCCAATGATATGAGGCGGATGCAGGACCGGGCACCGGAATCCGTCAGTGATATTGAACGCAATGTCATGCAGTATCCGATATATCACCGGGAGTACCGCTTTATTGATGCCGAAGAGGGGCCGGTTTCTTTACTGCTCATGAATCCATCACCGGAAATTGTAGCTGTGACCGATATGCTGCATGAGCAGCTAAGAGACGGCGCAACCGGCTATCAGCTGAAACAGGGGTTCAACATCTACAAGGATGATGAGC
Proteins encoded:
- a CDS encoding fluoride efflux transporter FluC, yielding MSSTGGKKHHAFQNFLIWPAVALGGAAGALLRFSWVTLFPYTNSDFPWAIFSENILGAFLLGWFLAIFTGKTGNQRYIRAFFGTGLIGSFTTFSGITIDLAAFVQQGILLMPVVYITLSVLAGLLAAFAGIFAGKRTKTILKVK
- a CDS encoding fluoride efflux transporter FluC, whose product is MTYDITGELLISLAAAGALGALLRYAFDNLVHRLYTTRYPSGILLVNLSGAFFAGWLAASAATGLVTEQQHIILAVGFAGSYTTFSGWMVQTVELALAGVWGQAFSNIMLHVVFGWLLTMAGLWLGAG
- a CDS encoding GWxTD domain-containing protein, with the translated sequence MTGKIQTSGSFLAGMAFAVILAIAPFQALPALNPADTVSSGLHNPDRSMAYDADAFTLGMNLQKAVSKSAALQYWESNYRLVGKSGEADPRIGFRFVEWAAGLPEPERFEIASEIFHNSLQSSFPEEYFEETRRQVRFTEPLLERNTRRKWHKLLDDRDEQLFTEIRTFWSRKNAIPSTDVNERLIEHWQRIHFARENFTENDETVYGTDERALIYVRFGPPDRHRRGTLSYNLSEIRNRLYDLVEVDRIHINQIYTLQMNIIQNFSPGWYEYWRYNRIDEEGPIIYIFGRPGGGGKFQLLDSLEEFIPPSGYRSVVIGDRGTRSALRAGYFLQMMIYNEVSTLDEYFGQRLMEYERRWNQVIFQSNQDGQWLGDLLSPNRAANDMRRMQDRAPESVSDIERNVMQYPIYHREYRFIDAEEGPVSLLLMNPSPEIVAVTDMLHEQLRDGATGYQLKQGFNIYKDDERVERNTSSVNRGPDEITVADASVYTAETVRSSDEDVEIEVFSELYVRPGRGPGQLQSNALIGMNRKWTRMQEPLTDNGNLLMSDLVPGSTGRFSVPVRSVEMGVLSGKSVPLSESIQIYFEVYNLQKDEQSGEYRYSITYQLEPQRRRSWIPWRRSSHEVSLSWDAASYHPKDYQFFDVDLTHASSGDHILRIQLEDLASGQTSEREIEIELVEPGD